CGGAGGGCGGAGTCAATGGAGGTAGAATAGTTGCTTCGGGTACTCCTGAGCAAGTAGCTCAATGTGAACTAAGTTTTACCGGTCAATACTTAAAAAAATACTTAAAATAACGGATTTCCGTTTTTTTATTGCATTTATAACATTATATAAGAACATATTTTATATTTTTATATATAATTCTAAATATGAATTTAAAAAGAAAATTAATCCTTTACATTATGGTTGCGATTATGTCAATATTTTTAGTAATCGCTTCATTTATAATGCTTTGATTGGACGTGGCAAAAGTTTGATCAGCAATATTTACATCTTTACTGATTTTAAGTTCGGTATTGACTGGTACTTTTATTGTTTTATCAATTAAAACCTTTATTGCTAACCAATCATCAATCAAATCTTCATATAGTAAATTTGTTGATGAAATAATGGTTCATAATCAAGTTGGCACGATAATTTACGATATGAGCGGTAATATTATTCAAACAAGCGAATTTATTCGTACTCGCTTTGGTAAACATTTAGTTGGATTAAAATTACATAAATTTTTCGAATCGATTTTTGTTAATTTTTCTGAAAAACAAAGAGAATATGAATTTAAACATGAAAACTCCTATTACGTAGCTTCTGTGTTTCCTTTGAATAACTATGTTTCAATTAGAGATAATTCTCTTGAAAAAAGAAGTATGCAGATTTATAGTCAAGAACAAGCAGTAGTTGGGGAACTTGAAATCGATAATTACTGACTATATCAATCAATTCTTTCTGAGGAACAGCTATACAACCTTAATAAAAGCGTTATTACAGTTCTGGACAATTTAGTTCAAACATATAATTTGATTTATCGTCAATACAATACTAATGGGAAATTTTTACTTGTTACAAACAAAATTTCACTAGATAAGATGATAGATGCTAAGTTCGAATTCTTTGATAAATTACACCAAGTTCTTAAAACCGATAATAATAACATTGTAGTTTCAGTTTCAGCCGGTTTTGCATATGGGGCCAATGAATATCAAACTAAAATAGATTTAGCAAAAAGCGCCTTATTACAGGCGCAAGGACGTGGTGGTGATCAAGTTGTTGTTTTATCTCCTTATGATCATCCAATTTACTTTGGTTCAACAACAGAAATTCTACCTAGCGTCGATAGAACTAGAATTCGAAACCTAACTGGCTTAGTAGAACAAAGATTGCTCAATCCAAAATTAGACAAGGTAATTATCTATGGACATGCCGTGGCGGATTTAGATGCGATTGGTTCGGCGATGGGGGTTTTAGCTTTATGTAAAACCTATGGTAAGCAAGTATATATATGTTCTGCCACACAAGACTCTACAACTAAAAAAGTCTTACAACAATATTGAGAAAACATTGGAGACAATTTTATAAAACCACAGGTTGCAAATAAAATTTCTGATGAGAATACAATTGTCTTCTTTGTGGATAATGCTCACCCTACACGTACAGATAATCCAGAAGCGATAAAAAATGTTAAGTCGGAAAACATCTTTATTTTAGATCATCACAGAATGAAGTTATCAATTGATTTTGCTCCAAAAGAAAACAGGGTTATTGCAACTTCGGCTTCATCAGCCAGTGAATTAGTTACTGAGATGCTAATTTTTTCAAAGCGCAAAGTTGATGTTGATCTAATCACTGCTCAAATGTTATTAAATGGAATTTGCTTGGATACATTGCAATTCCAAAAACACGCAACCTCTAAAACCTTTGAGGCGGCAAGTTGATTGGAAACCAGAGGGGCGAATTCAACAGTTGCGGCTAATGCATTAAAAATAGATGCAGAAACTTATGCCAAGGTAAATAAAATGTTGGAGTCGTTGGAAGAAGTAAAAGAAGGATTTTTCCTTGCTTACGCTGATGTTCCAATGTCAGACGATTTAATTTCGATTACGGCAGAAGAAATTTTAAGAATCGATGGCCGGAGAGCAAGTTTTGTTGTAGCTCGACAAGAAAAAGGCGATAAATACAAATTATCAGCTCGTGGCATTGACACAAATGTTCAAATAATTTGTGAAGGTGTCGGTGGTGGTGGAGGTTTTGCAGCAGCAGCAGCAGTTTCTACTGATGACCTAGAAACATTTATAGATAATATTAAACAAGCGATTGTGAGTGTGAAATAATGAAAATAATACTATTAAAAGATTGTAAAGATGGTAAAGCTAATACCATTATTGAAGTATCAGATGGCTATGGGGCTAACTTTTTGGTTGCCAAAGGTTTTGGGGTTCCATACAACGAAAAAACTAAATACCAATTAGATAAACGTCTTAAAGATATGACTAATGACGAAATGGAAATTCGTGCTAAGGCTCTTGAATTGAAGCAACAATTAGAAAATGACAAATTAACTTACCGGTTAGATGCTTTAATTGATGCCCACGGAAACTTGATCGTGCATAAATCAATTTCAACTAAAGATATCAACAGAGATTTAGTTAAAAAAGGTTACAAACTAGACAAATATTCAGTACAAAAAGTTCATATTGTGTCAAATGGCTTACACGAAATTGACATAATTTTATACAAGGATATTGTAGCTAAATTTAAAGTAGAGGTACAAGTCAATGTTAAATAAACCAGAAAATTCGTCCGGTAACTCAATTCACATTAATGTTCTGTATGAGAAAAATATTTTAGGAGTAGTGCTTTCGGATAATAAATACGCCGACAATGTTATTCCTTACTTATTGGAAGAAGATTTTGCAGTCGTTGAACACAAACGACTTTTTATCGTATTGTCTCATTTGTATAAAAACAATATCAGTATTAACAACCAACAAATACTTGAATTAGCTAAAAAAACTAATGAAACATTAGTAACACCAATGCTATTAACTGAAGTTTATGCCTCGGCAGGTTTGCCTTCTAATATCCAAAATTATTTAGAAGAATTAATCAAATTAACGAAATTAAGAACTATTCAAGCAAGAATTAGCGAAATGCAAAATCAACTTAACAGATTAGACCATAATTTAGATGAAAATTCGTTAATTAACCAAATTCAAAAATTGTTAATGGATGTTGATCGAGCTAAAGATGGTGAAGACTTTTTAACTGCGAAATCAGTCAGTGATGAATATTATGATGAGTTAAACACTTTAAAAAATGCTGACCCAAACTCTATCAGGGGAATTCCAACTGGCTTTAAAGACATTGATGTTGCCACTCAAGGTCTACATGGATCGGAATTACTGATTTTAGCTGCCAGACCCGGTATTGGTAAAACAGCCTTAGCATTAAATATTGCAGTCAATGTTGCTAGGTCAAAAAATAAAGTTACTAAACGCAATCGTCGTGTTGCATTCTTCAGTCTGGAAATGTCCCCTAAACAACTAATGGGTAGAATTTATTCATTTATGTCTGGTGTGGATCAGTACAAACTTAAAAAACCACAATTATTAACTGACGATGAGATTTTAAAAATTAATGCAACTAAAAATAATTGGATTGACCGTTTAAATCTTTTTATTGATAATACTTACGAAAACGAACTGCAAACTCTTTTATGAAAATGTCGTCGTTTGCATAAAGTAGAACCAATTGATTTAATCGTAGTTGACTATTTACAATTAATTTCATCAACTACAAAAGGTCGTGGTGGGGAAAATAGACAACTGGAAATTACTAGAATCTCAAGAAGTCTAAAAACACTATCCCTTGAGTTAAATGTACCAATTTTAGTATTGTCTCAATTAAACCGTCAAACCGAAACGCGTGAAGACAAAAGACCTATGCTAGCTGACCTTCGTGAATCGGGTTCTATTGAAAATGATGCCGATATTGTAATGTTTTTATACCGTGAAAACTACTATAATTCAAAAAATAAAGATATAGAAGTCGAAAACGAAAGCAAAAATATCGGTGAAGTTACTGAATTAATTTTAGCAAAACACCGTAATGGCCAAACGGGTAAAATTGGTCTAAGATTTTTACCACATATTGGTAAATTTACCGACGTAAATTTTTACGATGAGTTTATAGAAATAGAAGGTGATAATTAATGGATAGACTCAGTATCATACTAATTCCGATATTAGTATTCTTACTACTTTGTAGTTCAATTTTTAGTAGTTGTGAAACTGCATACTCAACATTGAATCCGGGCAAGCTTGAAACAATGATTGATAAAAAAGAATTTGGTTCAAAATTAATTAAGAAGCAATACAAATTTTTTAACCGTATGCTAGGTTTGATTCTAATATGCAATAACTTAGTTAATATTGGTCTTTCAGCGGCAGTTTCATACTTACTTTCGAAAAACTTAAGTGCTTCTGTAGAGCAATATTCTGCTCTAATTTCAACTGCTGTTTTAACGCCTATTATTGTTATTATTGGTGAAATCTTGCCAAAATTAATTGCAAAAGCGCACCCAGAAAAAGTCGCTAAAACATTCTGTTATGTTTTGGAAGTACTGTACTGAGTATTTTTCCCAATTTGTTGATTAATCGGTAAGATTAGTAAAAGTATTTATATAACAAACACTGAACAAGATGTTAAAAATCTTTTAGATGTAGCTCATACCGAAGGCGTTTTAGAAGCTAATGAAAGCATCATGGCGCAAAACGCTTTGGATTTAGACACAACCAAAATTAGAAAACATTATATTAAGATTAAAGATATGTCTTATCTACCGTATAATGCAACAATTGCGCAAGCGCAAGAAATGTTTAAAAAGACAAACTATTCAAGACTACCTATTGAAAAAGATGGTCAATTTCTAGGTATTGTTTTATTAAAGGATATCTTCTTCCTGAGAAAAGGTAAAGTCATAACATATATGAAATCTGTACCAACTATCAGTGCTAATTCAACCTTAGCTTCAGCACTGGAGAGATTAAGATTTGAACGGGCACAGATGGCGTTTGTCACAAATAATATGTCTTCGAGTGAAATCTTGGGAATAATCACTATTGAGGATATTCTTGAAGAAATAGTTGGTGAAATATATGATGAATATGATGAGGATGAATTAAAAGAATTCTTCGAAATCAGTCTTGAATTATTCCATGTTTCTGGCGGTGTTAAAATGAAACAAGTTCTAAAACAAATGAATTTAGAATTGCAATTATCGGATGAGGAATTAAACTCAACATTAGAAAAATGAGCAAAAACCAAACATACAGAAAAATTAAATAAAAACACCAGATTTGAAGTAGATGGTGTCTCATTTAAAGTGTTAACATTACCGACAACCAAACAAAAACATTATCGTTTTGAAATCGAAATCGGAACGCAGGCACCTGTTAATATTGAACCGACAATGGAAATATAATATATCGGGCAAGTCTCAATATTTTTTTAATGTACTTTATAGTTAAACAAAGTACATTTTTTGTACTTGTTAGAATAAGAAATCTTTCGGTATTAATTAAACATAAAATTAAATCTAAAAGTTTTATATCAAACATTTACATATATCTCTTATTAATTATGTAATAAATTAAAAACGTTTTTACGCTCACCATTCGTGTGCTACATCGCTACAAAACGCTTTTTAATTTATTACAGCTTTCAAAAGGTTCAACTATTTAAATGTTTGATATCTATAAGGAAATATACCGAAATAGGAGGTATATTAAAACTGTAAGTTCATTTTTTGATGCTTTATCGTGTAAATTTTTAGTGAAAAAATAACATATTGCCGAGCTGTTTTGATGCTGTTTTTTAGCTGCATTTTTGCTAAGAAAATTAGTATGTAAAATTACCTCTCTAACCCTCATTTTAGGACGGTATTTTATACCTTGAAATCTAGTGAATAAATCATCAATTTCAACGTGAATTTTTTTCTGATTTCTAAGCTTAAATCTATTGGCATTTTCTAAATATTTTTTGTTGTTTTGAATATCGATTTGCTCATCGATTTTGAATCGTTTTTTCATCTCATATAATAGTTGTTTTGATGGCTTTAAAGGTATCAATTCAGACGGTAATGATTGATTATTTAAGTCGCTTATAATACAAAATTTAATTAAATCAAAATCATATTTAGACCGCTTTAAACGTTCTATTATTACATCATGATAATATGTTATTCGACGTTTTTTGCCCCTATTATCTAGATATTCATACATCGTATAATTTAATTCGAAACTACCGCGCATCGTAATTCATTTATGAGTTTTTTGTTTTGCTATTTTCCAGTCTGGATATTTTTCGAAACGTATTTTATTTCGAAATTCTTCTTCAGCAAAATTTAATTCTCTTGCTTTGTTAAAATAGTATTTTTTCAAATCTGGTTCATTACTGAATATATTAATTTCATAATTCATAATTCAATTATAAAAAAACATAGCCTCGCTATGTTCATGAAAATATTACAGATTTAATTTCAATGTAAAAGTTTCTAAAGGATGATTTGTAACAGGTTTTGGATTAGACGGGAATGGCTTAACAGCATTTGGTTCTATTTCATTAGAACATAAAGATTTTGATGTTTTGTTTTTAATACATCTTTTTATTATCTAATATTTTGTAATTACCATTTAAAAATTCCTTAAGCTCACTTTTATCTAATAATGATATTGCATTAATATTTTCTTTTAAATCTTTAATTTCGCTTGTATTTACTTTATCTTTTCAATCTACAATTATTTTATTATTTCTATCTTTAGATAAATAGCATTCATTAAAAACAATATTACCATTTTGTATATTCTTATTTAATTTATTTACAATTTCTGCATATTTACTCATTTTTTTCCTTTCTTTTGTTTTAGTGTCGAAAATTATGTATAATACAGACACTGATTATTGATTGAGTCGACAAGCAGACGGCTCTTTTTTTATCCATTTAACAAAAGATATAAAAAACGCAAGCTTTCACCTGCGTGCTAACGCAGCTATTTTTACACATCCAAAAAATATTAATTGAGTTATATTTTGATTAACTGATAAAATGTGAAAACATTTTATTGATTTCAAGTTATTAAATGATTGTGATTTTTAATATTAGTAAATAAATTCTATTATTGATTGAGTGATTTTTCCTTTTGTACCTTTTAAATGAGCGGTTTCGTCTATTTGCTATAAGCATTTTGTATAATTTAAATTAATAAATTCCTATGTTGAAAATTACTATAATTTTCTCATTTAAATTGCAATGTCTATTAATTTTAAATTAGCTATTATTTTTTTGATTTTATAAATATTGTGATTAGTGTGTGATTTTTATTTCGTTCCAATAAATACCCGAATTTATACGAAGAAATACTAGTTCATTCGGAAGCGTCTAGTTGTAGTTAAAATTATTTACACGTTATTGATTTTTAAATAATGTTAAAAATGTGAAAAATATAGGTTATTGACAAATTGATATATAACCTATATGTCTTTTTTGGCTTATATTTAAATAATATAAATCAATTTTTGATATATTTAAATTATTAGTTGCTCGAATATTTTTTATCAATAATATAAAAAAATTCAAGATTGTATTCTTGAATTTTTTGAGTTTTATTAAATAACAAGAAAGTCTGCTCTTCCCATGTGCAATATTAATTGTAAAGCTTTTTGGAATACTGGATAAGAGTTTTTGTAGAAGTGATCATAGTCTCATATTTTACCATCATACTTAGCGGTAAATAATCACATACGTCAGTCTGGATATTCAACATCTTCAACAGTAACTTTATTATTATCATAAGGTTTCATGAAACTTTCTGCCTCTTGAGCAAGGTTTTCTTCATTGTGTGTATGTAAATCGTTCATCAATTTTGTGCCACCCAATACAGGTCATAATTTAGAACCAGATTTTAAATATAAATCATTATAGTCCTGACCATCTCCATAGCCCAACTGAACACCTCTTAGTGTTCAGTAAAGACCATAATAGGTATCTGTTGGAAGCTTAAAATTTTTATTCTCTATTCTGTGAACTGTTAAAATGTGTGCTACTTGGTG
This genomic interval from Mycoplasma miroungigenitalium contains the following:
- a CDS encoding replicative DNA helicase, translating into MLNKPENSSGNSIHINVLYEKNILGVVLSDNKYADNVIPYLLEEDFAVVEHKRLFIVLSHLYKNNISINNQQILELAKKTNETLVTPMLLTEVYASAGLPSNIQNYLEELIKLTKLRTIQARISEMQNQLNRLDHNLDENSLINQIQKLLMDVDRAKDGEDFLTAKSVSDEYYDELNTLKNADPNSIRGIPTGFKDIDVATQGLHGSELLILAARPGIGKTALALNIAVNVARSKNKVTKRNRRVAFFSLEMSPKQLMGRIYSFMSGVDQYKLKKPQLLTDDEILKINATKNNWIDRLNLFIDNTYENELQTLLWKCRRLHKVEPIDLIVVDYLQLISSTTKGRGGENRQLEITRISRSLKTLSLELNVPILVLSQLNRQTETREDKRPMLADLRESGSIENDADIVMFLYRENYYNSKNKDIEVENESKNIGEVTELILAKHRNGQTGKIGLRFLPHIGKFTDVNFYDEFIEIEGDN
- the rplI gene encoding 50S ribosomal protein L9, with translation MKIILLKDCKDGKANTIIEVSDGYGANFLVAKGFGVPYNEKTKYQLDKRLKDMTNDEMEIRAKALELKQQLENDKLTYRLDALIDAHGNLIVHKSISTKDINRDLVKKGYKLDKYSVQKVHIVSNGLHEIDIILYKDIVAKFKVEVQVNVK
- a CDS encoding hemolysin family protein; this translates as MDRLSIILIPILVFLLLCSSIFSSCETAYSTLNPGKLETMIDKKEFGSKLIKKQYKFFNRMLGLILICNNLVNIGLSAAVSYLLSKNLSASVEQYSALISTAVLTPIIVIIGEILPKLIAKAHPEKVAKTFCYVLEVLYWVFFPICWLIGKISKSIYITNTEQDVKNLLDVAHTEGVLEANESIMAQNALDLDTTKIRKHYIKIKDMSYLPYNATIAQAQEMFKKTNYSRLPIEKDGQFLGIVLLKDIFFLRKGKVITYMKSVPTISANSTLASALERLRFERAQMAFVTNNMSSSEILGIITIEDILEEIVGEIYDEYDEDELKEFFEISLELFHVSGGVKMKQVLKQMNLELQLSDEELNSTLEKWAKTKHTEKLNKNTRFEVDGVSFKVLTLPTTKQKHYRFEIEIGTQAPVNIEPTMEI
- a CDS encoding DHH family phosphoesterase, yielding MNLKRKLILYIMVAIMSIFLVIASFIMLWLDVAKVWSAIFTSLLILSSVLTGTFIVLSIKTFIANQSSIKSSYSKFVDEIMVHNQVGTIIYDMSGNIIQTSEFIRTRFGKHLVGLKLHKFFESIFVNFSEKQREYEFKHENSYYVASVFPLNNYVSIRDNSLEKRSMQIYSQEQAVVGELEIDNYWLYQSILSEEQLYNLNKSVITVLDNLVQTYNLIYRQYNTNGKFLLVTNKISLDKMIDAKFEFFDKLHQVLKTDNNNIVVSVSAGFAYGANEYQTKIDLAKSALLQAQGRGGDQVVVLSPYDHPIYFGSTTEILPSVDRTRIRNLTGLVEQRLLNPKLDKVIIYGHAVADLDAIGSAMGVLALCKTYGKQVYICSATQDSTTKKVLQQYWENIGDNFIKPQVANKISDENTIVFFVDNAHPTRTDNPEAIKNVKSENIFILDHHRMKLSIDFAPKENRVIATSASSASELVTEMLIFSKRKVDVDLITAQMLLNGICLDTLQFQKHATSKTFEAASWLETRGANSTVAANALKIDAETYAKVNKMLESLEEVKEGFFLAYADVPMSDDLISITAEEILRIDGRRASFVVARQEKGDKYKLSARGIDTNVQIICEGVGGGGGFAAAAAVSTDDLETFIDNIKQAIVSVK